The following are encoded together in the Malaya genurostris strain Urasoe2022 chromosome 3, Malgen_1.1, whole genome shotgun sequence genome:
- the LOC131436821 gene encoding protein Son-like has product MYPTSYGSGSYPYDYGQSTSDSNYGYAKPDSSTSSYSSTQVSYGPSGYVSSSYEPVYSTNATSYSVSSKSAQGYYTSDPVYSSYSSSSYTTVSSGNAEMRKSYINHWVKPNSLRVTAPYSGEKGVHLLQKMGWTPGQGLGKRKDGSLEPHLPVIKMNKRGFDVSKVRGVKKISIKTKGTKLSVVTEGKHPISILSEYCTKRRWELPIYQAIIDEGPIHAKNYLFKVIVKGVEYKGERSSNIKQTAKMEAAKKCLQKLGILNDSCN; this is encoded by the coding sequence ATGTATCCAACATCTTACGGATCTGGCTCATATCCCTATGACTATGGTCAATCAACATCGGATTCAAACTACGGATATGCAAAACCCGATAGTAGCACGAGCTCTTATTCATCCACTCAAGTGAGTTATGGACCCTCAGGCTACGTTTCGAGTAGTTATGAACCAGTTTATAGTACGAATGCTACCAGTTATTCAGTAAGTTCGAAAAGTGCTCAAGGATACTATACCAGTGACCCAGTTTACAGCTCCTATAGTAGCTCCTCGTATACTACAGTATCATCCGGAAATGCTGAAATGAGAAAAAGTTACATCAACCATTGGGTCAAACCTAATTCTCTTCGGGTAACCGCACCATATTCGGGTGAAAAAGGAGTGCATTTACTGCAAAAAATGGGCTGGACACCCGGACAGGGCCTTGGTAAGAGGAAGGACGGATCATTAGAACCACATCTTCCAGTTATAAAGATGAACAAGCGTGGTTTTGATGTCTCCAAAGTACGGGGTGTGAAAAAAATAAGCATAAAGACCAAAGGCACAAAACTCAGTGTCGTCACCGAGGGTAAACATCCGATTTCAATTTTGTCTGAATACTGTACCAAGCGTCGATGGGAATTACCTATTTATCAGGCTATTATTGATGAGGGTCCAATTCACGCAAAGAACTACTTGTTTAAGGTCATCGTCAAGGGAGTTGAATACAAAGGAGAAAGGTCTAGTAACATTAAGCAAACCGCAAAAATGGAAGCAGCCAAGAAATGTCTTCAGAAGTTGGGAATCTTGAATGATTCGTGTAATTAG
- the LOC131436840 gene encoding protein Son, whose translation MSDTEDTREEKSVSAEMYPLNIKIKQEKTTSYEDSNKSETVDKLSIDLNLSNFFSSRTTTNGALQEDETMKETKSVEPLKSSNEILTELFKVFNAAPPEIVDDDSRDDEGSKKKRKHKKKSKKKKKDDNASDSSAVSDAEEGEIKRVKKIKKEKKKKHKDKGKEKVKDKEKEDRKKTDKMIKSEMSSVVVKREPKDDGYSRDLKDYRHANEHHHHHHHHYHSQSSRDESHHTRIKLEKEDHREYDNERVKDRGKEKERDKDDPKSKNKIQIKSLKDSTIFKEVASRDKEKEKERDRDKDRHKSLLESKELRRRRSDSDFSMSDEEPYRQGRYYDFYSKKYNSFYASYKEDEYNRSRRRRRSEERDRYRKSKSRSRSPQFDKQKLLEIARKNAISMLKKGTLPGVQGLDKESKEKLIMKMKTSGKSVEELTEYCKKISEKENLNELSSLSEDSDHDADGESKAFHHPFQIKDPGPIVMNIKNAVPLAPKSAEQTKALLLQFPVSSGAQHRKMESEWVPVEAAPVSAPVAVVRPEKPIPKIFPVSATFVQSSDQQQPAYTPVNPPPGPQALPPAVQPPQPEFIINAPLPVPPPVDLSQPPGPVTLPPMHEPPPVEVYPINSEANKLDVSSIISQRLNAMRKLQDNPADAEAIKLLYNTQKDMSAWASSKFTPGQFLGSTGVQCLSQKELSEGFQPWATRDCLKQTAPVSGGMGMHLLQKMGWVPGEGLGKEKNGSLEPLLLDVKLDKRGLVASAEEHQRQVQFQMQQQHGGRRARFANVKINTDGKHPVSILGEYCSKRKWLPPRYDLVHESGPGHAKNFVFKVIVNGLEYQPAISNNTKKEAKATAAKFCLQQLGILQS comes from the exons ATGAGCGATACCGAAGACACTAGAGAAGAAAAATCGGTATCAGCGGAGATGTATCCGCTGAACATTAAAATTAAACAGGAGAAAACAACTAGTTACGAAGACTCAAATAAATCGGAAACGGTTGACAAATTGTCCATTGATTTAAACTtgtccaattttttttcctccCGTACGACCACTAATGGTGCGCTTCAAGAAGATGAAACAATGAAGGAAACTAAATCCGTCGAACCCCTCAAGTCTTCTAATGAAATATTGACCGAACTGTTTAAAGTCTTCAATGCAGCACCGCCGGAAATCGTCGACGATGATTCCAGAGATGACGAAGGAAGCAAAAAGAAGCGGAAGCACAAGAAAAAgtccaagaagaaaaaaaaggatGATAATGCAAGTGATTCATCCGCAGTTTCGGATGCAGAGGAAGGGGAAATAAAAAgagttaaaaaaattaagaaagaaaaaaagaagaagcaTAAGgataaaggaaaagaaaaagttAAAGACAAAGAGAAAGAAGACCGTAAGAAAACAGATAAAATGATCAAATCTGAAATGTCATCGGTAGTAGTAAAAAGAGAACCGAAAGATGATGGGTATTCAAGAGATTTGAAAGATTACCGGCATGCAAATGaacatcatcaccatcatcatcatcactacCACTCACAGAG ttcTCGTGATGAGTCACACCATACGCGAATTAAGTTAGAAAAGGAAGATCACAGAGAATACGATAACGAACGAGTCAAAGATCGCGGCAAGGAAAAAGAGCGAGATAAGGATGATCCTAAATCGaagaacaaaattcaaattaaaagtttGAAAGACAGTACTATCTTTAAAGAAGTTGCCTCACGCGACAAAGAAAAGGAAAAAGAACGAGACAGAGATAAAGATCGACATAAGAGTCTATTGGAGTCGAAAGAACTGAGACGTCGACGATCTGACTCGGATTTTTCCATGTCCGACGAAGAACCTTACCGGCAGGGTCGGTATTATGACTTTTACTCTAAGAAATACAACTCATTTTACGCAAGCTATAAAGAAGACGAATATAACCGAAGTCGTAGACGCAGGCGAAGTGAGGAGAGAGATAGATATCGAAAATCTAAGTCAAGGTCGCGCTCGCCTCAGTTTGACAAACAGAAGTTACTGGAAATTGCTAGAAAGAATGCAATATCTATGCTGAAGAAAGGAACACTTCCTGGTGTGCAAGGATTagacaaagagtccaaagagaaactgataatgaaaatgaaaactagTGGAAAATCAGTTGAAGAACTAACTGAGTATTGTAAAAAGATATCCGAAAAAGAAAACTTGAATGAGCTGTCAAGTCTTTCAGAAGACAGTGATCACGATGCGGACGGAGAGTCAAAAGCTTTCCATCATCCGTTTCAGATTAAAGACCCTGGTCCAATCGTAATGAACATaaaaaatgctgttcctttaGCACCaaaatcggctgaacaaactaAAGCTCTTCTACTGCAGTTTCCCGTTTCGTCGGGAGCCCAGCACAGAAAAATGGAAAGTGAATGGGTTCCGGTAGAAGCTGCTCCGGTGTCGGCTCCAGTAGCTGTGGTACGCCCAGAGAAGCCTATTCCCAAAATTTTTCCGGTGTCAGCAACTTTTGTACAATCATCCGATCAACAACAGCCTGCTTACACTCCAGTAAATCCTCCACCAGGACCACAAGCACTTCCTCCTGCTGTACAACCACCACAACCTGAATTTATCATTAACGCGCCATTGCCTGTACCGCCGCCTGTAGATCTTTCTCAGCCTCCTGGTCCAGTTACATTACCGCCTATGCACGAGCCTCCACCGGTGGAAGTTTATCCTATCAACAGTGAAGCCAATAAACTCGACGTCTCATCGATCATATCGCAACGACTTAATGCTATGCGTAAACTACAAGATAATCCCGCTGATGCAGAGGCAATAAAGCTTCTTTATAATACACAGAAAGACATGTCTGCGTGGGCATCGTCTAAATTTACCCCCGGTCAGTTTCTTGGATCAACCGGAGTTCAGTGTCTTAGTCAAAAGGAGCTCTCCGAAGGATTTCAGCCATGGGCCACTCGGGATTGTCTCAAACAAACTGCTCCAGTTTCGGGAGGAATGGGTATGCATTTGCTGCAAAAGATGGGCTGGGTACCAGGTGAAGGGCTCGGAAAGGAGAAAAACGGTTCTTTAGAACCTTTGCTACTGGATGTGAAATTAGACAAACGTGGTCTGGTGGCCAGTGCTGAAGAGCACCAACGACAAGTACAGTTCCAAATGCAGCAACAGCACGGTGGCCGACGGGCACGGTTTGCGAATGTGAAAATCAACACCGACGGTAAGCATCCGGTTTCGATATTGGGTGAGTATTGCAGTAAGCGCAAGTGGTTACCACCAAGGTACGATCTAGTGCACGAAAGTGGACCAGGCCATGCCAAAAACTTCGTATTCAAAGTAATTGTCAATGGGCTGGAATATCAACCAGCGATTTCTAACAACACGAAAAAGGAGGCGAAAGCAACGGCAGCCAAGTTTTGTCTACAACAATTGGGAATTTTGCAGTCCTAA
- the LOC131437482 gene encoding protein cueball-like, whose protein sequence is MKYFVMNNIINAITATDLMFRKLFIYFQRRYQSSPFLQRYLAFLIFLIILWLVRRFYEEGRPRITKRFKVTNHTQIASRPATQCEITIENCCNMNVCETPCFDTNLLQKASSKADDKQYLLDDIENIAGSYRKLPSCSNEKGLP, encoded by the exons atgaaatattttgtaatgaaTAATATCATTAACGCTATAACTGCCACGGATTTAATGTTCAGAAAATTATTCATCTATTTCCAGCGCCGGTATCAGAGTTCGCCGTTTTTACAGAGGTATTtggcctttttaatttttttgataatccTTTGGCTTGTTCGCCGGTTTTACGAAGAAGGCCGGCCGCGTATTACCAAACGATTCAAAGTGACTAATCATACGCAAATCGCATCGAGACCCGCAACGCAGTGTGAGATTACGATTGAAAATTGCTGCAATATGAACGTATGCGAAACG CCCTGTTTCGATACGAATCTTCTGCAGAAGGCATCATCGAAAGCAGATGATAAGCAGTACCTGTTGGACGACATCGAGAACATTGCCGGTTCCTATCGCAAGCTACCCAGCTGCAGTAATGAAAAGGGTCTACCCTAA
- the LOC131436822 gene encoding superoxide dismutase [Mn], mitochondrial-like has product MQTIRSSLLKRAWNVPAVLGCRGKHTLPNLPYDFGALEPVICREIMELHHQKHHNAYVTNLNAAEEQLQEAVAKNNASKIIQLGGAIKFNGGGHINHSIFWNNLSPDRSDPSAELKKALERDLGGLDNFKKEMKAAAVAVQGSGWAWLGYNKKTKTLQIAACANQDPLEATTGLVPLLGIDVWEHAYYLQYKNLRPNYVDAIWDVVNWKDISERLAKAQ; this is encoded by the exons ATGCAAACAATTCGTTCTTCTTTATTGAAAAGAGCCTG GAATGTTCCGGCCGTTTTGGGATGTCGCGGCAAACATACACTTCCGAACCTTCCGTACGATTTCGGTGCTCTTGAACCTGTCATTTGCCGTGAAATCATGGAG CTCCATCACCAAAAGCATCACAATGCTTATGTCACTAATTTGAATGCAgctgaagagcaactccaggagGCTGTGGCAAAAAATAATGCATCAAAGATTATTCAACTTGGCGGTGCTATCAAATTTAATGGCGGAGGTCATATTAACCATTCCATTTTCTGGAATAACCTGTCCCCAGATCGATCAGATCCATCGGCGGAGTTAAAAAAGGCTTTAGAGCGAGATTTGGGAGGATTGGATAACTTCAAGAAAGAGATGAAGGCGGCTGCTGTGGCAGTTCAAGGTTCTGGTTGGGCTTGGCTCGGTTATAATAAGAAAACAAAGACTCTACAGATTGCTGCTTGTGCTAATCAGGATCCACTGGAAGCAACTACTG GTTTGGTGCCTTTGCTGGGAATCGATGTTTGGGAGCATGCATAttatttacagtataaaaatctgCGTCCGAATTATGTCGATGCCATTTGGGACGTAGTCAACTGGAAAGACATTTCGGAGCGTCTAGCAAAAGCACAATAA